In the genome of Acidobacteriota bacterium, the window GGCGTCTTCTTCGAGGACATCCACTACGTCCGCGTCTCCTCCTACCGGTACCTGCCGGGGGGCGCGACGGGAGCGCCGGCCGGCTCCGGCCTCTGAGGCTGAGGTTGCGGCGGATGCCGCGCGGGCCTTATACTTTTCACCGCTGGATGACACCCAACCTGGCCCCACCATCGAATCGCGCTCGCCCCTTACCCTTCGGCCGGTCCCTCGCGATCCTTGCCCTCGCCGCCACCTCGTCACCGGCTCTCGCCCGCCCCGAGACCGCGCGGCCCGCGCCTCCGGGGGTGGGCGAGCAGGTGAGGGTCTTCACGGTTCCGGACCTGGACGGCGCCGCGGTGGACGTCGCCTCGGTCCTCCGCGGCAAGGTCGGCGTCATCGCGATGTGGGCCTCGTGGTGCGAGCCGTGCCTCGCCGAGATCCCGAAGCTCCGCGACCTCTCCCGGGCCTATCGCGATCGGGGGCTGGCGGTTCTCGGCGTCGGGGTCCAGCAGGGCGAGGAGACGCCGGCGAAGCAGAGGCGCATGGCCGCGAAGCAGCTCGTGAACTACATGCTCCTCTTCGACGAGCAGCGCGAGTTCCAGCGCGCCTACGATCTCCGCTCGCTCCCCTTCACCATCCTGATCGGGTCGGACGGAAAGGTCCGCTGGCTCGGAAGCGTTCTCCCTCCGGACTTCGAGGCGCGGATCCAGACGCTCCTCAAGGAAGGTCCCGGAGGAGGTCACGGAGGCTGATGGAGCGCCCCGGCTCTTGAAGTATCGCAGGCGGACCGCTCCTCCTCCGGCCACTCCCGGCGACGAACGGGATCTTCTCGTGCGGCCGCAGCGGGCCGTCCTCGTGGGGGCCGTCTTCCCGGGCCAGGATCGCGCCGACGTCGAGGACCACCTCGCCGAGCTCGCGCGACTGACCGAGACCGCGGGCGCCCGCGTGGTCGGCCGGCACGTCCAGGAGCGCCGACAGGCCGACCCGGGGTACTTCATCGGCAAGGGGAAGGCCGAGGAGATCGCCGCGGGAATTCGAGAGACGCGCGCGGACCTCGCGATCT includes:
- a CDS encoding TlpA family protein disulfide reductase; its protein translation is MRVFTVPDLDGAAVDVASVLRGKVGVIAMWASWCEPCLAEIPKLRDLSRAYRDRGLAVLGVGVQQGEETPAKQRRMAAKQLVNYMLLFDEQREFQRAYDLRSLPFTILIGSDGKVRWLGSVLPPDFEARIQTLLKEGPGGGHGG